A part of Halodesulfovibrio marinisediminis DSM 17456 genomic DNA contains:
- a CDS encoding AAA domain-containing protein — protein MSQDPVSVEVATRFRDLLDYAHHLGKINEKPVCTLSEYKQLTLWEHETLNKVGISHDIKLSEGATGWLRLERLKRISPPEPKEKISEWLQVSNDPEKSPVVHDKIIKTISAADAQQMLNVGEITERQVTEPLAEAAIKANLKDVVYYLSDDPAVKNEIDQYILEEWSRWAEQEKPRRASIKIYDSLFSLQQSIEAQSDEQPVELVWGIGIARWNYEGHPIDHPLLEQLVEIDVDKTGALTIVPRNSSPALYTGAFFKFDNPGVDALIRFEKKFFSELSDDVDFSPYNGESYEGVLRQAASQLSESGLYWPDTNPDKANRKPNPISSTLEVTDSWVFFARPRRATNYIEDINRFKAILEDGGGLPVPAKRLVSELSTERYVDSGSKSGVSECQFSENHGLYFPKAFNSAQVRVVDRLEHHDGVVVQGPPGTGKTHTIANIVCHYLALGRRVLVTSKGEPALSVLQNQIPEELRPLTISLLSNERKGMKQLEGAVQTLAGIVSQTNLRDLNQQATANENRVKQLEQEITRIDQKLLEWGERQLTLIGKELTLNGEELSAMDLAKLVTEEQSEHSWFPDKVNSSLEFPPNITNEDVAKIREARRRLGQDLHYVRKKIIPVGELPDPAVLMAIHHDLVSAHQLERQAASQKLPTLSFSVENAVERANNLLPNLKKLRDFLEQLSAQKWLAIFYRLGVNGDEAKCVPEKKFFDELYEAALGLAESRDQFVLNHVEIADLSSCFSEVEDALQRLVQGKKPFGFLKLSNKAAQPLIQQTLLNGSKPTTPEEWQIVLDYVHYQDQMRKFFSRWNHVGQELGLPNFSYAFGEHFKDFFDLLGLIKLSKNVETLWPNMKAEISILFPYGVSIDELPYDLELVVSFIKTISDSTSCIALSSRRSQLSGLIDSLQQCTGQISEMLLAFVKNRVGDENVSADEIGREWQELLSEVKRIHSMALSLDSVDEVAQKIFDAGAKNWSAALCNDPLIAAEDIWAPDTWFSSWKWSRCRQYLEEIDGRTEIRVLSERRKNCASDLQKVFSELVQLKTSIGLQSNMTERVQGALMRFVSAVSKIGKGTGKRAPRHRKDAYRAMQDCYDGVPCWIMPAWRISESLPSEFGSFDLVIIDEASQSDITNALPAILRAKKVLVVGDDKQVSPTAAFIPEESMLKLKHNFLSSQPNAQLLMPGVSVYDLAASIFPSQRIMLTEHFRCVEPIIRFSMQFYAESLVPLRIPKGSEKITPPLVDIFVPGAKRDERRKVNELEAEAIVEEIKLLINDPKFTNRSMGVVSLVGAQQAKYIQDLLLREIGEEVFERHCFACGDAATFQGKERDIMFISMVVGAKQGAAMTKREDEQRMNVALSRARDRMYLFRSVREADLKNEADLRLKILRHFANPMSQLDVCDEPVQLCDSDFERDVYIKLVELGYQVTPQVKVGAFSIDLVVEGENDRRLAVELDGDKYHPKEKWMDDWKRQRVMERVGWKFWRCWGSSYTIDPDGCLKELTDLLSAMKIYPHQGEAEANIYSEFREYKNDLEFGEMDEGYSLLAIKEQQAEKFQSTVDE, from the coding sequence ATGAGTCAGGATCCTGTTAGTGTTGAAGTTGCCACTCGTTTCAGAGATTTATTAGATTATGCCCACCATCTTGGGAAGATTAACGAGAAACCTGTTTGTACTTTGTCAGAATATAAGCAGCTAACCTTGTGGGAGCATGAAACTTTAAACAAGGTTGGCATTAGCCATGATATAAAACTTTCTGAAGGTGCTACGGGGTGGTTGCGACTTGAGCGGCTTAAACGAATATCTCCGCCGGAACCTAAAGAAAAAATTAGTGAATGGTTGCAAGTAAGTAATGACCCTGAGAAGTCTCCAGTTGTTCATGACAAAATAATAAAAACAATTTCTGCAGCAGATGCGCAGCAAATGTTAAATGTCGGTGAGATTACAGAGCGGCAAGTAACGGAACCTTTAGCTGAAGCAGCTATTAAAGCAAACTTAAAAGATGTTGTTTATTACTTGAGTGATGACCCAGCTGTTAAGAATGAAATTGACCAGTATATTCTTGAGGAATGGAGTCGATGGGCTGAACAGGAAAAACCACGTCGTGCTTCAATTAAGATATATGATTCTCTTTTTAGTCTCCAACAATCAATCGAAGCCCAGAGCGATGAACAGCCAGTAGAGTTGGTTTGGGGAATTGGCATTGCACGCTGGAATTATGAAGGACATCCGATAGACCATCCATTATTAGAGCAGCTTGTTGAGATTGACGTAGATAAAACAGGCGCTTTAACAATTGTTCCCAGAAATTCATCACCAGCGCTTTATACCGGAGCGTTTTTTAAATTTGATAATCCAGGTGTAGATGCCCTAATACGATTCGAGAAGAAGTTTTTTTCTGAACTTTCGGATGACGTAGATTTTTCTCCATATAATGGCGAAAGTTATGAGGGAGTGTTGAGACAGGCTGCTTCTCAACTGAGTGAGTCTGGTCTTTATTGGCCTGACACTAATCCTGATAAAGCTAATAGAAAGCCTAACCCAATTTCTAGCACGCTAGAAGTCACAGACAGCTGGGTGTTTTTTGCTAGACCTCGCAGAGCAACAAACTATATTGAAGACATTAATAGGTTTAAAGCAATCTTAGAAGATGGCGGAGGTCTTCCCGTACCGGCGAAACGTTTAGTATCAGAACTCTCAACTGAGCGGTATGTAGATTCAGGGAGCAAGTCTGGTGTTTCCGAATGCCAATTTTCAGAGAACCACGGCTTATATTTCCCGAAAGCATTTAACAGCGCACAGGTACGTGTTGTAGATCGACTTGAGCACCATGACGGTGTTGTTGTTCAGGGGCCTCCTGGAACAGGTAAAACGCATACTATTGCAAACATAGTTTGTCATTATCTTGCATTAGGTCGCAGGGTGCTAGTTACTTCAAAAGGTGAGCCTGCTCTTTCTGTATTGCAAAATCAAATTCCTGAAGAGCTTCGCCCTTTGACGATTAGTCTTCTTTCCAACGAGCGAAAGGGGATGAAGCAACTAGAAGGGGCTGTTCAAACTCTTGCGGGTATTGTTAGTCAAACCAACTTAAGAGATTTAAACCAGCAAGCAACTGCAAATGAAAATAGGGTAAAGCAACTTGAGCAGGAAATAACAAGGATTGATCAGAAGCTTTTGGAGTGGGGAGAGCGGCAGCTTACGTTAATCGGAAAAGAACTTACATTGAATGGCGAAGAACTGTCGGCCATGGATTTAGCGAAGTTAGTCACAGAAGAACAGTCAGAGCATTCTTGGTTCCCTGATAAGGTCAATTCCTCATTAGAATTTCCTCCAAATATCACAAACGAGGATGTTGCTAAAATCCGCGAAGCTAGAAGACGATTGGGTCAAGATCTTCATTACGTACGTAAAAAAATTATTCCTGTGGGTGAGTTACCTGACCCAGCTGTGTTAATGGCTATTCATCATGACCTGGTCTCTGCTCATCAATTAGAGCGTCAGGCCGCTTCTCAAAAACTGCCAACGTTGTCTTTTTCTGTTGAAAATGCGGTAGAGCGGGCAAATAACTTATTGCCGAATTTAAAAAAGTTAAGGGACTTTTTAGAACAATTGTCTGCTCAGAAGTGGCTTGCCATATTTTATAGGTTAGGGGTGAATGGTGATGAAGCCAAATGTGTGCCTGAGAAGAAATTTTTCGATGAACTCTATGAAGCAGCACTAGGGCTTGCAGAATCTCGCGACCAATTTGTTTTAAATCATGTTGAGATCGCTGATCTCTCTTCATGTTTTTCTGAGGTGGAAGATGCCCTCCAGAGGCTAGTACAAGGTAAAAAACCTTTTGGTTTTTTAAAGTTAAGTAACAAGGCTGCGCAGCCATTAATTCAACAAACCTTGCTGAATGGTTCCAAGCCCACCACTCCAGAAGAATGGCAAATTGTTTTGGATTATGTCCATTACCAAGATCAAATGCGTAAGTTCTTTTCTAGATGGAATCATGTTGGGCAAGAACTAGGTTTGCCTAATTTTTCATATGCTTTTGGAGAGCACTTTAAGGACTTCTTTGATTTATTAGGATTAATAAAACTTTCTAAAAACGTTGAAACGTTATGGCCAAATATGAAGGCTGAGATTTCAATTTTGTTTCCATATGGTGTATCTATTGACGAGTTGCCTTATGATTTAGAATTGGTTGTTAGTTTTATAAAAACAATATCAGATAGTACCTCTTGTATAGCACTTAGTTCACGACGCTCTCAACTTTCTGGCCTTATCGATTCCTTGCAGCAGTGCACTGGGCAGATATCCGAGATGCTTTTGGCCTTTGTAAAAAATCGAGTTGGTGATGAAAATGTTTCAGCAGATGAAATAGGACGTGAATGGCAAGAGCTATTGTCTGAAGTCAAACGAATTCATAGTATGGCGTTATCGTTAGACTCAGTTGACGAGGTGGCACAAAAGATTTTTGATGCAGGTGCAAAAAATTGGAGCGCGGCTCTTTGTAACGACCCTCTTATTGCGGCTGAAGACATATGGGCACCTGATACTTGGTTTTCTTCATGGAAGTGGAGCAGATGTCGCCAATATTTAGAAGAAATTGATGGAAGAACTGAAATTAGAGTACTTTCTGAAAGACGAAAAAATTGCGCTAGCGATTTGCAAAAAGTCTTTTCAGAGCTTGTACAGCTCAAAACGAGTATTGGTTTACAATCAAATATGACAGAACGGGTGCAGGGAGCATTGATGCGCTTTGTTTCTGCTGTATCAAAGATTGGCAAAGGAACTGGGAAGCGTGCACCGAGGCATCGTAAAGATGCGTATCGTGCGATGCAGGATTGTTATGATGGTGTTCCATGTTGGATTATGCCTGCCTGGCGTATTAGCGAGAGCTTGCCATCTGAATTTGGTTCTTTTGATTTAGTCATAATAGATGAAGCGTCTCAGTCTGATATAACTAATGCACTTCCTGCGATCTTACGGGCAAAGAAAGTTCTTGTGGTCGGTGATGACAAGCAGGTAAGCCCAACAGCTGCATTTATCCCAGAAGAAAGCATGTTAAAATTAAAACATAACTTTCTTTCTTCACAGCCTAATGCTCAGCTTCTCATGCCAGGTGTGTCTGTATACGATCTAGCCGCTTCTATTTTTCCAAGTCAGCGTATAATGCTTACCGAACATTTTAGATGTGTAGAGCCGATTATACGTTTTAGTATGCAGTTTTATGCTGAGTCGTTAGTGCCTTTGAGAATTCCAAAAGGCTCTGAAAAAATTACCCCACCACTAGTAGACATCTTTGTTCCAGGTGCAAAGAGAGATGAGCGGAGAAAGGTTAACGAGCTTGAAGCTGAAGCTATTGTTGAAGAGATCAAGCTACTCATTAACGACCCGAAATTTACAAATCGCTCTATGGGAGTAGTTTCTCTTGTAGGGGCTCAGCAAGCAAAATATATTCAAGACTTATTACTTCGTGAAATTGGTGAAGAAGTTTTTGAACGCCATTGTTTTGCTTGTGGGGATGCTGCGACTTTCCAGGGTAAAGAACGTGATATTATGTTTATCTCCATGGTAGTAGGTGCAAAGCAGGGAGCGGCGATGACTAAACGTGAGGACGAGCAAAGAATGAATGTTGCGCTTTCACGAGCTCGTGATCGTATGTACCTGTTTAGAAGTGTACGTGAAGCTGATTTAAAAAATGAAGCAGACCTACGGCTTAAAATTTTACGCCACTTTGCAAATCCAATGTCACAATTAGATGTGTGTGATGAACCTGTTCAACTTTGTGATTCAGATTTTGAGCGAGATGTCTACATAAAGCTTGTTGAGTTAGGATATCAAGTTACGCCACAAGTAAAAGTAGGGGCGTTTTCAATTGACTTGGTTGTAGAGGGCGAGAATGATAGGCGGTTGGCTGTTGAACTTGATGGAGACAAATATCATCCAAAAGAAAAATGGATGGATGACTGGAAGCGTCAAAGGGTAATGGAACGAGTTGGATGGAAGTTTTGGCGTTGCTGGGGTTCAAGTTATACAATCGACCCTGATGGCTGTCTTAAAGAGTTAACTGACTTGTTAAGTGCGATGAAAATTTATCCACACCAAGGTGAGGCTGAAGCAAACATTTACTCAGAATTTCGTGAATATAAAAACGATCTTGAATTTGGTGAAATGGATGAGGGCTATTCCCTCCTGGCTATTAAAGAGCAACAAGCCGAAAAATTCCAATCAACAGTTGATGAGTAG
- a CDS encoding DNA topoisomerase III: MRLFIAEKPSLGRAIAEGLGSPQKNEGYMTCGDDTVTWCFGHLLELANPDDYKPEWKKWDANTLPIIPDEWKVLPRKGVAKQLNVIKKLLKKADVVVNAGDPDREGQLLVDEVLDHFKYTGNTQRIWLASLDEKSVSKALNSLKDNKDYTTLSQAALARSRADWLTGINATRAMTLLGRSKGMQGVLSLGRVQTPTLNLIVSRDKTIANFKPQKYAVVQATLTHEKGSFKAQLQPSEDTTGLDEEGRLVDTAKAEAIAKEATNQTGTIVEATSQKKTVHPPLPHCLSSLQKAASAKFGMSAKEVLDIAQRLYEKKLTTYPRSDCRYLPEEQFDDAKRILQALSSTPVFEVANPDLKSKAWNTKKVTAHHGIIPTGQVPANLPAGEAKLFELISTTYALQFHLPRTYEAKKIVSEIAGYLWSTTGQTTLETGWTKFDKQPEEQPLPTVKKDDAVSCVESKVDLKQTKPPAKFTEGTLIAAMASIHRFIDDAEAKKTLKENEGIGTEATRAGIIETLKQRGYIKAEKKNLVSTELGQNIIALTPKELKDPITTALWESRLSAIAAGTEQFDTFMADQAHLLPILITPITNSAGTGLEGHPCPECGKLLRKLPSKKEKGKFFWACFEHDKPVFLPDVKGKPGTKQPKTKLLQAPCPEEGCDKMMRRFESKKKKGKFFWVCENKEHPLRNDDGGKPGMAFRA, translated from the coding sequence ATGCGATTATTCATAGCTGAAAAACCCTCTCTTGGCCGAGCTATTGCCGAAGGACTCGGCAGCCCTCAAAAAAACGAAGGCTACATGACTTGCGGAGACGACACCGTGACATGGTGCTTCGGGCATTTGCTCGAGCTGGCAAACCCAGATGACTACAAGCCTGAATGGAAGAAATGGGATGCAAACACACTCCCGATCATACCGGACGAATGGAAGGTTCTTCCGCGCAAAGGTGTTGCTAAGCAGCTCAACGTCATCAAAAAGCTTCTGAAGAAAGCTGACGTTGTCGTCAACGCCGGCGATCCGGATCGCGAAGGTCAACTCCTCGTTGATGAAGTACTCGACCACTTCAAATACACAGGAAACACGCAAAGAATCTGGCTTGCGTCTCTTGATGAAAAGTCCGTCTCTAAGGCGCTTAATTCGTTAAAGGACAACAAGGACTACACTACGCTCTCACAAGCAGCCCTTGCTCGCTCCAGAGCTGATTGGCTGACAGGAATCAATGCTACCCGTGCAATGACGCTGCTCGGTCGTTCCAAAGGAATGCAGGGAGTATTATCATTGGGTCGTGTTCAGACCCCAACCTTGAATTTAATCGTCTCTCGAGACAAAACGATCGCTAATTTTAAGCCGCAAAAGTACGCGGTCGTTCAAGCTACATTGACTCACGAAAAAGGATCTTTCAAAGCTCAGCTTCAGCCTTCCGAAGACACGACGGGATTAGACGAAGAAGGACGTCTCGTTGATACCGCTAAGGCTGAGGCTATTGCAAAAGAAGCAACAAACCAGACAGGAACGATCGTTGAAGCAACTTCACAGAAAAAGACCGTTCATCCACCGTTGCCGCATTGCTTATCCTCTCTGCAGAAGGCTGCTTCAGCAAAATTCGGCATGTCGGCCAAAGAAGTTTTAGACATCGCGCAGCGTCTCTATGAAAAAAAGCTGACCACGTACCCACGCTCTGATTGCCGCTACCTTCCTGAAGAGCAATTCGATGATGCTAAGCGTATCCTTCAGGCGCTCTCTTCAACTCCAGTATTTGAAGTAGCAAATCCAGACCTAAAATCCAAAGCCTGGAACACAAAGAAGGTCACTGCACATCACGGCATCATTCCGACCGGACAAGTACCGGCGAATCTTCCTGCAGGAGAAGCAAAACTCTTCGAGTTGATCAGCACGACCTACGCCCTTCAGTTCCATCTTCCTCGAACCTACGAAGCAAAAAAAATAGTCTCCGAAATTGCCGGCTATCTCTGGTCAACAACCGGCCAAACAACGCTTGAGACTGGCTGGACGAAGTTCGACAAGCAACCTGAAGAGCAACCACTGCCGACAGTGAAAAAAGACGATGCTGTCTCCTGCGTGGAGTCAAAAGTGGACCTAAAACAAACAAAGCCCCCTGCAAAATTCACAGAGGGCACACTTATCGCAGCTATGGCCAGCATCCACCGCTTCATTGATGATGCTGAAGCTAAAAAGACATTGAAGGAAAACGAAGGCATCGGAACAGAAGCCACACGAGCTGGCATTATTGAGACTCTGAAACAACGTGGTTACATCAAGGCAGAAAAGAAAAATCTCGTTTCAACCGAACTCGGCCAGAACATCATCGCTCTGACTCCGAAAGAATTGAAAGATCCGATTACAACGGCACTCTGGGAATCTCGCCTAAGCGCGATCGCAGCCGGCACAGAACAGTTCGACACATTCATGGCCGATCAAGCGCACCTACTGCCAATTCTCATTACACCAATTACAAACTCAGCCGGCACTGGTCTGGAAGGACATCCCTGCCCAGAATGCGGCAAGCTTCTTAGAAAGCTTCCTTCCAAAAAAGAAAAAGGAAAATTCTTCTGGGCCTGCTTTGAGCACGACAAGCCAGTCTTCCTGCCAGACGTAAAAGGAAAACCAGGAACAAAACAACCAAAGACGAAACTGCTTCAAGCCCCATGCCCTGAAGAAGGCTGCGACAAGATGATGCGTCGTTTTGAGTCAAAGAAAAAGAAAGGAAAATTCTTCTGGGTCTGCGAAAATAAGGAGCATCCGCTAAGAAATGATGATGGTGGTAAGCCTGGTATGGCGTTTAGGGCATAG
- a CDS encoding zincin-like metallopeptidase domain-containing protein, which produces MSAKRKPFHQEFAEQIIDDLKKGTAPWQKPWKAGEFHPPFNPISGTVYSGVNFVSLAREGMEDPRFVTFNQANAEGLRIKKGSKSRPVVFWQFTKEENVLDDDGKPILDEEGKQQKETFLLERPILRFASVFHATQVEGMPEWKGQDVSWNPHERSEAILEGSGASISHDQRDRAFFSYTLDKIKLPPKDKFDSQDKYYATALHELGHWTGHEKRWKGSERTFGPKGTQEYAREELNAEIASWMVSMEVGLEYDRGRHLAYVDSWIQALEKDPYEIMRACQTAERIKGHMLGFEKGIKMEDQKEKNITKEKVKEQEPEQTLSQLAKEKTYLAVPYSQKNTAKKLGAKWDGRKKSWYAPEGSDLTSLSQWLPDGKQKEEKPQMAPEQEFAQALREAGLIVEGLPIMNGELQRVRVEGGKQNKKDGAYTGYLDGRPAGFIENHKTGLRTNWKANGHKLSPEAMAKIKANAAMRQEARDLERREAQEQAAKRAYAKWRNAKGWAPEDQPYLKKKGVKSHGTKIDMHGNLLIPGRDSSGRIQTMQTITPEGKLFESGAKKQGAFHLISHYSGTNPKQPLLIAEGYATAASIHEATHKPVAVAFDAGNLEPVAKELKKAFPDAPFVFVADDDHTQKNNPGINKAHAAAKSVDGVVVEPKLTEAEKAKGLTDFNDIHQERGLNALKVELNAGIRKALSKTQSQELIPQ; this is translated from the coding sequence ATGTCTGCCAAAAGAAAACCATTCCATCAGGAGTTTGCAGAGCAGATTATCGACGACTTGAAAAAAGGCACCGCGCCTTGGCAAAAGCCGTGGAAAGCTGGCGAATTCCATCCACCGTTCAATCCCATCTCTGGCACCGTTTACAGCGGCGTTAACTTTGTCTCACTTGCGCGTGAAGGCATGGAAGACCCGCGCTTTGTAACGTTCAACCAAGCCAACGCCGAAGGTTTGCGTATCAAAAAAGGATCTAAATCCCGTCCTGTCGTCTTCTGGCAGTTTACAAAAGAAGAAAATGTCCTCGATGACGACGGCAAGCCAATTCTGGATGAGGAAGGAAAACAGCAGAAAGAAACGTTTCTGCTTGAACGCCCTATTCTACGCTTTGCAAGCGTGTTCCACGCCACACAAGTCGAAGGAATGCCGGAGTGGAAAGGACAGGATGTTAGCTGGAATCCGCACGAACGTAGTGAAGCGATTCTCGAAGGCTCCGGCGCATCTATTAGCCACGACCAGCGCGACCGCGCATTCTTCTCTTACACATTAGACAAAATCAAACTTCCTCCCAAAGACAAATTTGATTCTCAGGACAAATACTATGCGACGGCTCTTCATGAATTAGGTCACTGGACTGGTCATGAAAAACGCTGGAAAGGCAGTGAACGAACCTTCGGCCCAAAAGGCACTCAGGAGTATGCCAGAGAGGAATTGAATGCTGAAATCGCCAGCTGGATGGTCAGCATGGAAGTCGGTCTTGAATATGATCGCGGCCGACACCTCGCCTACGTAGACAGCTGGATTCAGGCTCTCGAGAAAGATCCTTACGAGATTATGCGCGCCTGCCAGACCGCAGAACGCATCAAAGGTCATATGCTCGGCTTTGAAAAGGGTATCAAAATGGAAGACCAGAAAGAAAAAAACATCACAAAAGAAAAGGTCAAAGAGCAAGAGCCTGAGCAAACTCTTAGCCAACTGGCTAAAGAAAAGACTTACCTTGCTGTCCCATATTCTCAAAAGAACACAGCCAAGAAGCTTGGAGCCAAATGGGATGGCAGAAAAAAAAGCTGGTACGCTCCGGAAGGCTCAGATCTGACATCACTCAGCCAATGGCTTCCTGACGGAAAACAAAAAGAAGAAAAGCCTCAGATGGCTCCTGAACAGGAGTTTGCTCAAGCATTGCGTGAGGCCGGTCTGATCGTGGAGGGCCTGCCTATCATGAACGGCGAACTTCAGCGAGTCCGCGTTGAAGGCGGCAAGCAAAACAAAAAAGACGGTGCGTATACCGGTTATCTAGACGGTCGCCCTGCCGGCTTTATTGAAAACCATAAAACCGGTCTACGAACAAACTGGAAAGCAAACGGACACAAGCTTTCTCCTGAAGCAATGGCCAAAATAAAAGCCAACGCTGCTATGAGGCAGGAGGCTCGCGACTTAGAGCGCAGAGAAGCACAGGAACAAGCCGCAAAACGTGCGTATGCCAAATGGAGAAACGCGAAAGGCTGGGCACCAGAAGATCAGCCGTACCTCAAAAAGAAAGGGGTAAAAAGTCACGGCACTAAAATCGACATGCACGGCAACTTGCTTATCCCAGGTCGCGACTCGAGCGGTCGAATCCAAACAATGCAAACCATTACCCCAGAAGGAAAACTCTTCGAGTCTGGAGCCAAGAAACAAGGCGCGTTCCACCTTATCTCGCACTATTCAGGCACAAACCCAAAACAGCCACTTCTTATTGCCGAAGGCTATGCCACGGCTGCGAGCATCCACGAAGCAACGCACAAGCCAGTCGCAGTAGCATTCGACGCTGGGAACCTCGAACCAGTGGCAAAAGAACTGAAAAAAGCCTTTCCTGACGCGCCATTCGTGTTTGTTGCAGACGATGATCACACTCAGAAAAACAATCCTGGTATCAACAAAGCTCACGCAGCAGCGAAATCTGTGGATGGTGTTGTGGTTGAACCAAAGCTGACTGAAGCTGAGAAAGCAAAAGGACTCACCGACTTCAACGACATTCACCAAGAGCGCGGTTTAAACGCACTAAAAGTTGAGTTGAATGCCGGTATTCGCAAAGCACTCAGCAAAACACAAAGTCAGGAACTCATCCCGCAATAA
- the traF gene encoding conjugative transfer signal peptidase TraF, whose translation MRVTLFFVCGVTLLLTTAFHLGYRINLTHSEPTGLYKLASAPLARGDLVAFCLSLENAYTAISAERNYLGTSALCSSGQKPLLKEVVGLAGDSVTVHSSSIQVNDMLFILTSRERDSQGRELPRKLHSVVIPESKALLLSTHHKNSFDSRYFGLVDTSKLRKVIPIFTFN comes from the coding sequence ATGCGCGTAACTCTGTTCTTTGTTTGTGGCGTCACACTCCTTCTCACTACTGCCTTTCATTTGGGATATCGGATCAACCTCACCCACTCTGAGCCAACCGGACTCTACAAACTGGCAAGCGCTCCGCTGGCAAGAGGTGACCTAGTCGCCTTCTGCCTCTCTCTGGAGAACGCCTACACAGCTATCTCAGCTGAGCGAAACTATCTTGGCACAAGCGCGCTCTGCTCTTCAGGTCAAAAACCACTTTTAAAAGAGGTTGTAGGACTGGCTGGCGACTCGGTCACAGTTCATTCGAGCTCTATTCAAGTGAATGACATGCTCTTCATTCTCACAAGCCGAGAACGCGACAGCCAAGGAAGAGAGCTGCCTCGCAAATTGCACAGCGTTGTCATCCCTGAAAGCAAAGCGCTCCTGCTTTCCACGCACCATAAAAATAGTTTTGACAGCAGATATTTTGGTCTTGTGGATACATCAAAGCTCCGCAAAGTAATTCCCATTTTCACATTTAACTAA